One window from the genome of Leptospira johnsonii encodes:
- the hisS gene encoding histidine--tRNA ligase: MEKQKAFLPTAPYKGTRDFYPEEMRFRNWMFSVMRKTVQSFGYEEYDGPILESFELYLAKSGEEIVQRQLYDFTDKGDRHVAIRPEMTPTLARMVAGEVRNLAKPIRWFSVPNLWRYEQPGKGRLREHWQLNVDLFGVNSYRAEVEIILIANAILENFKAPKGSYQIKVSHRGILDSFLNQTLALAPEKAHAVSKLLDKKSKISKEAFEEEIKPLLSNPEKQLTLIYKYLETNLQTIGELEGIDPSSVEFIRNLFSDLASLGIKDQLEFDPSIIRGFDYYTGCIFEVFDTNPENRRSLYGGGRYDNLIGLFSNEQLSGIGFGLGDVTFKNFLEGHNLVPKDLNSKNAVLIPLMDDKIFPEVLKLAEELRKEGIGVETMLESAKLGKQIQTAEKKGYRFLIFLGESELSENKVQLKDIVSGDQSSVPRSDLISILRKSLLG; encoded by the coding sequence TTGGAAAAACAGAAAGCTTTTTTACCCACAGCCCCATACAAGGGGACGAGAGATTTTTATCCGGAAGAAATGAGATTCCGAAATTGGATGTTTTCCGTAATGAGGAAGACAGTCCAATCTTTCGGTTACGAAGAATACGACGGCCCCATCCTAGAATCTTTCGAACTCTATTTAGCAAAAAGCGGAGAAGAGATCGTACAAAGACAATTGTACGATTTTACGGACAAAGGAGATCGTCATGTTGCGATCCGTCCTGAAATGACTCCCACTCTGGCAAGAATGGTAGCTGGAGAAGTTAGAAATCTTGCCAAACCTATACGCTGGTTTTCCGTCCCAAACTTATGGAGATACGAACAACCTGGCAAAGGACGCTTAAGAGAACATTGGCAACTTAATGTGGATCTGTTCGGGGTTAACTCCTATAGAGCGGAAGTTGAGATCATTCTGATCGCAAATGCAATTTTAGAAAATTTTAAAGCTCCTAAAGGGAGTTATCAGATCAAAGTTTCTCATAGAGGGATTTTGGATTCCTTCTTAAACCAAACCTTGGCTTTAGCTCCCGAAAAAGCTCATGCAGTTTCCAAACTTTTAGATAAAAAATCCAAGATCAGCAAAGAAGCTTTTGAAGAAGAGATCAAACCTCTACTTTCCAATCCGGAAAAACAGTTAACTCTGATCTATAAGTATTTAGAAACAAATCTCCAAACGATTGGAGAATTGGAAGGTATAGATCCTTCTTCTGTTGAATTTATTAGAAACCTATTTTCTGATTTAGCTTCTTTAGGGATCAAAGACCAGCTCGAATTCGATCCTTCTATCATTCGTGGTTTCGATTATTATACAGGCTGTATTTTCGAAGTGTTCGACACAAATCCTGAAAACAGAAGGTCTTTGTATGGAGGAGGAAGATACGACAACCTGATCGGATTATTCTCCAACGAACAACTTTCCGGAATAGGCTTTGGATTAGGGGACGTAACCTTCAAAAACTTTTTAGAAGGACACAACTTGGTCCCGAAAGACCTGAATTCAAAAAATGCTGTTTTAATTCCTTTGATGGACGATAAAATTTTTCCTGAAGTTTTGAAACTTGCAGAAGAACTTAGGAAAGAAGGAATCGGAGTGGAAACAATGCTTGAGTCTGCAAAACTCGGCAAACAAATCCAGACGGCGGAAAAAAAAGGATATCGTTTCTTGATCTTCTTAGGAGAATCCGAACTCTCCGAAAACAAGGTCCAGTTGAAAGATATCGTCTCAGGAGACCAATCTTCCGTTCCCAGATCAGATCTAATCTCCATCCTACGGAAATCCTTACTTGGATAA
- a CDS encoding phosphatase PAP2 family protein, producing MDKNTLEKLSAFERIDYAIAVFIREKIHSPILNRTLSRINRGEIMLVLILPYLAFAAYQGILPYPWWIVIPYAGLVAYANDRFVLVLKKLIARKRPLITVAGKVDQNPDMKHSFPSAHASNSMTAALILVFLFGFPEWFLVLSLLAGIGRLLSLHHFPSDVLGGWLIGTCFGSLGFFLGRWLLPVLFGTT from the coding sequence TTGGATAAGAACACTTTGGAAAAATTATCCGCTTTCGAAAGAATCGATTATGCAATCGCGGTGTTCATTCGTGAGAAAATTCACTCTCCGATCCTAAACAGAACTCTCTCCAGGATTAATCGTGGAGAGATAATGTTAGTTCTTATTCTTCCTTATCTTGCGTTTGCTGCATACCAGGGAATTCTTCCTTATCCTTGGTGGATCGTAATCCCTTATGCAGGGCTTGTGGCCTATGCAAATGATCGTTTTGTTTTAGTATTAAAGAAGTTAATCGCTCGCAAGAGACCTCTGATCACCGTCGCCGGAAAAGTGGATCAAAATCCGGACATGAAACATTCGTTTCCTTCTGCTCACGCATCTAATTCGATGACTGCGGCATTGATCTTAGTGTTCTTGTTCGGTTTTCCGGAATGGTTTTTAGTGCTTAGTCTTTTGGCGGGGATCGGAAGATTATTATCTCTCCACCATTTTCCCTCCGATGTGCTCGGAGGGTGGTTGATAGGAACCTGTTTTGGGAGCTTAGGCTTTTTTCTTGGCCGCTGGCTTCTTCCCGTCTTGTTTGGAACCACCTAA
- a CDS encoding Re/Si-specific NAD(P)(+) transhydrogenase subunit alpha, which yields MNIGVLKEAKEETRVAVTPDVVDALKKIGASVIIEKGAGEGSYFSDEDYKKAGASIQSRADILKKSDLVVSIHLADGASLSKIKKGAFYLGMFQPAVNPQVIKKLSSGKVTVLSLDAIARITRAQSMDVLSSQATVAGYKAVLLASTHLTRFFPMLTTAAGTITPASVLIIGAGVAGLQAIASSRRLGAVVDVFDTRPEVKEQVQSLGAKFVEVEGASHSAAAGGYAVEQTEEYKKRQQEAIEKFAAKADVIITTALIPGRKAPIIITKKIVDRMKAGSVVVDLASPNGGNCEYTQHGKVVLTKNGVSVIGHQNLAGSLPSDASKMFAKNVLNYLKLLVKEKKINLDLSDEILSSTTITHDGEIRHKLTLDALGGSKQDGKKPAAKKKA from the coding sequence ATGAATATCGGAGTTTTAAAAGAAGCTAAGGAAGAAACTAGGGTAGCCGTTACCCCGGACGTAGTCGACGCCTTGAAGAAAATCGGTGCTTCTGTCATCATCGAAAAAGGCGCTGGAGAAGGTTCTTATTTCTCTGACGAAGATTATAAAAAAGCCGGAGCGTCCATTCAATCTCGCGCGGACATCCTAAAGAAATCCGACCTAGTTGTGAGCATTCACTTAGCGGACGGAGCAAGCTTATCCAAGATCAAAAAAGGCGCATTCTATTTAGGAATGTTCCAACCTGCGGTCAATCCTCAGGTAATCAAAAAACTTTCTTCCGGGAAAGTTACAGTACTGAGTTTAGATGCGATTGCTCGTATCACTCGTGCTCAATCTATGGACGTTCTTTCATCCCAAGCAACTGTTGCTGGATACAAAGCTGTTCTTCTAGCTTCCACTCATTTGACCAGATTCTTCCCAATGTTGACTACTGCTGCAGGTACAATCACTCCAGCTTCTGTGCTTATCATTGGAGCGGGTGTTGCAGGCTTACAAGCTATCGCAAGTTCCAGAAGATTAGGTGCAGTAGTAGACGTATTCGATACTCGCCCTGAAGTAAAAGAACAGGTTCAATCTCTCGGTGCTAAATTCGTAGAGGTGGAAGGTGCAAGCCACTCCGCAGCTGCGGGTGGTTACGCCGTAGAACAAACTGAAGAGTACAAAAAACGCCAACAAGAGGCGATCGAAAAATTCGCTGCTAAAGCCGATGTGATCATCACTACAGCTTTGATCCCAGGAAGAAAAGCTCCTATCATCATCACTAAAAAGATCGTGGATAGAATGAAAGCTGGATCCGTTGTAGTGGACCTTGCTTCTCCAAACGGAGGAAACTGCGAGTACACTCAACACGGTAAGGTTGTCTTAACTAAAAACGGAGTTTCCGTAATTGGTCACCAAAACCTGGCAGGTTCTCTTCCTTCAGATGCTTCCAAAATGTTCGCTAAGAACGTATTAAATTATCTGAAACTATTGGTTAAAGAAAAGAAGATCAACTTGGACTTAAGCGACGAGATCCTTTCTTCCACCACAATTACTCATGATGGAGAAATCCGTCACAAATTGACTTTGGACGCCTTAGGTGGTTCCAAACAAGACGGGAAGAAGCCAGCGGCCAAGAAAAAAGCCTAA